Proteins encoded within one genomic window of Bradyrhizobium sp. 186:
- a CDS encoding efflux RND transporter periplasmic adaptor subunit, which yields MTDIITAKRLKITAAMVAIVATGVVAATRFPGASSKAQSYITAPVTVSDLREEVLASGTLKPARLTAVGAQVSGRITALNVRVGDGVKAGDVIAQIDPVTKQNDLRTSEASLKNYRAQKLEKEAALVLAEANLARQQATLAQRATSRSDFDSADSTVRQTRAQIIALEALIVGAEASVETAKVNLDYTRITAPIDGTVLAVVVQEGQTVNAVQSAPTIVVLGQLETMTVRAEISEADIVKVKPGQPLYFTILGDQDHRYEARLDQIEPAPESIKSDASFSSTTTTSSSSSSSSSSSSTSTAIYYIGVFNVPNKDFSLRTYMTAEVHIVTGEARRVKVVPALALMRKSDGRSTVRTLSSSGDIREREVKTGLNDRTTVEIKSGLDEGERVVTGEANETQAASRGMAGGPPGGP from the coding sequence CCGCCAAGCGACTGAAGATCACCGCCGCCATGGTTGCCATCGTAGCAACGGGCGTTGTCGCGGCGACGCGCTTCCCGGGAGCATCGAGCAAGGCGCAATCCTATATCACCGCGCCGGTCACCGTCAGCGACCTCCGCGAGGAAGTGCTCGCGAGCGGCACGCTCAAGCCGGCGCGACTGACCGCGGTCGGCGCACAAGTGTCGGGCCGGATCACCGCGCTCAACGTTCGCGTCGGCGACGGCGTCAAGGCCGGCGACGTCATTGCCCAGATCGACCCCGTCACCAAGCAGAACGATCTGCGCACTTCGGAAGCGTCCCTGAAAAACTACCGGGCACAGAAGCTCGAAAAGGAAGCCGCGCTGGTGCTGGCCGAGGCCAATCTGGCGCGTCAGCAGGCGACATTGGCGCAGCGTGCCACGTCGCGCAGTGATTTCGACAGCGCGGATTCGACCGTGCGCCAGACCCGCGCCCAGATCATCGCCCTCGAGGCTTTGATCGTGGGCGCCGAAGCCAGCGTCGAGACGGCCAAGGTGAACCTCGACTACACCCGCATCACTGCACCGATCGACGGTACGGTCCTGGCCGTCGTGGTGCAGGAAGGGCAGACGGTCAACGCGGTGCAGTCCGCGCCCACCATCGTCGTGCTCGGCCAACTCGAGACGATGACCGTTCGCGCGGAGATTTCCGAGGCCGACATCGTCAAGGTCAAGCCGGGGCAGCCGCTCTACTTCACCATCCTGGGCGATCAGGATCATCGCTACGAGGCCCGGCTGGACCAGATCGAGCCAGCCCCCGAATCGATCAAGAGCGATGCGAGCTTCTCCTCGACGACCACGACATCGAGTTCGAGCTCGAGCTCGAGCTCATCAAGCTCGACCAGCACGGCGATCTACTACATCGGCGTCTTCAACGTCCCGAACAAGGATTTTTCGCTGCGGACCTACATGACCGCCGAGGTGCACATCGTCACCGGCGAGGCCAGGCGCGTGAAGGTCGTCCCCGCGCTCGCCTTGATGAGGAAGTCCGACGGCCGCAGCACCGTCCGCACTCTGAGCTCGTCGGGAGACATTCGCGAGCGCGAGGTCAAGACCGGCCTCAATGATCGCACCACTGTCGAGATCAAATCCGGCCTCGACGAGGGCGAGCGGGTCGTTACCGGCGAGGCGAACGAGACCCAGGCGGCATCGCGCGGAATGGCGGGCGGCCCGCCAGGGGGGCCCTGA